One region of Vigna angularis cultivar LongXiaoDou No.4 chromosome 10, ASM1680809v1, whole genome shotgun sequence genomic DNA includes:
- the LOC108320348 gene encoding phosphoglycerate mutase-like protein AT74H, whose product MAVLPFPYSASPTPSLHLSQQKGLKTKLNSKTSAFSPIQCCHSQTEPFLLNGLARVSEKIPLSNPSVAASGVAVPPRPRRIILVRHGESEGNVDESVYTRIPDPKISLTEKGRAQAEACGNRIKQMIEKEHGQHWQVYFYVSPYRRTLQTLQHLARPFERSRIAGFREEPRIREQDFGNFQNREKMRVEKALRQLYGRFFYRFPDGESAADVYDRITGFRETLRTDINIGRYQPPEERKSEMNLVIVSHGLTLRVFLMRWYKWTVQQFEGLNNLGNGNMLVMEKGHGGRYSLLMHHDEEELRRFGLTDEMLIDQEWHKIARPADLNYDCPMVNSFFPHLGEETC is encoded by the exons ATGGCTGTGCTACCTTTCCCATACTCAGCATCTCCCACTCCATCTCTCCACTTGTCTCAACAAAAAGGCcttaaaacaaaactaaattcCAAAACAAGCGCGTTCTCACCAATCCAATGCTGTCACAGCCAGACAGAGCCATTCCTACTGAATGGCCTGGCCAGAGTTTCGGAGAAGATTCCTCTGAGCAACCCTTCTGTTGCAGCTTCCGGCGTGGCTGTTCCACCCAGGCCTCGAAGGATAATCCTTGTTAGGCATGGAGAGAGTGAAGGAAACGTGGATGAGAGCGTCTACACAAGGATACCTGATCCCAAGATATCGCTCACCGAGAAAGGGAGGGCACAAGCCGAGGCATGTGGGAACAGGATAAAACAAATGATTGAGAAAGAACACGGACAGCACTGGCAGGTTTACTTCTACGTGTCGCCATATCGAAGGACCCTTCAAACCTTGCAACACCTCGCTCGTCCCTTTGAACGTTCCAGAATCGCTGGTTTCAGGGAAGAACCTCGCATTCGGGAACAGGATTTTG GGAATTTTCAAAACAGAGAAAAGATGCGAGTGGAAAAGGCACTTCGGCAGCTTTATGGCCGTTTCTTTTACCGATTTCCAGATGGAGAATCCGCGGCTGATGTGTATGATAGAATCACTG GATTTAGAGAGACGTTGAGAACAGATATTAATATTGGACGGTATCAGCCACCCGAGGAGAGGAAATCAGAGATGAACTTGGTGATCGTGTCTCACGGCCTAACACTTCGAGTGTTTCTCATGAGGTGGTACAAGTGGACGGTTCAACAGTTCGAGGGTCTCAACAACTTGGGCAATGGAAATATGCTTGTCATGGAAAAGGGTCATGGAGGAAG ATATAGCTTACTGATGCATCATGATGAAGAGGAGCTGAGGCGGTTTGGACTGACTGATGAAATGTTGATTGATCAGGAGTG